The sequence below is a genomic window from Mycobacterium spongiae.
GGCCGGCTGAACGTGCTTCAGTCGATCCAAGTGATCGGCTTTCACGAAGCCAACGACTTCAAGCACATCTCCGAAGTCCTACGCACGGTGGCGCGGTGAGCCAACGCTCCGGGTGCATCCCACCCAGCGGCGCACTAGTTCCACGTCCTGGCACCGAGCGGTTTCCACTCGGGCGCTGGGCGACATTGGCCCAGCTGGAACAAGACCCGCACCCGCTGCTGGCCCGGCTGCGGGCGACCGAGCCGGTCTCATGGCTTGACGCGCTGGGCGGGTGGATCGTTACCCGCTACGACCTCGCCGCGACAGTGATGCGCGATCCCATCACCTTCACCGTCGACGATCCCCGATTCTCCACGTCCCAGGTGCTTGGACCCAGCATGCTTTCCCTCGACGGCGCCGCGCACGACCGGCACCGCAAGCCCTTCACACACCAATTCCGACCCGCGCAGGTGCGGGAACGGTTTGTCGCCTTCATCGGAACAGAGACCGATCGGTTGATCTCTGCGATACGACCCGCCGGCAAGGCGGAGCTCCGGCGTCAGTTCGCCGGGCCGCTTGCAGTCGCGGTAGCGACCGAGGCGCTTGGGCTCTGCGACATTAGCGCCGATGCGGTGTTGGCCTGGTACGCATCGATTGTGGCAGCGGTGTCGGAGGTGACGCGGGGGCGACCCGTACCCACCGCCGGAACGCAGGCGTTCGGTCAGTTGCGAGACGCATTGGTGCACAACATCGCTCACGGCGATGTGTCGTCTCTGGTGGCGCACGCGATGCGCGCACCAGAAGGGCTGCGTCACGACGAGGTCGTGTCGAATGCCGCGGTGCTGCTGTTCGGTGGTATCGACACCACCGAGGGCATGATCCTCAACGCGATCCGCCACCTGCTCGTGTTCGGCGACCGCGATACGCTCGCGGCCGTTCGCGACGACGCGGATCTGCGGTCGAACGCGATCGAGGAATCGATTCGATTGGAGCCAGCCGCCGCGGCCGTCGACCGCTACGCCACGCGCCCTGTCGAGTTGGGCGGCGCACGGATCCAGCGAGGGGACCTGGTCACGGTCTCGATCGCCGGGGCCAACCGGGACCCCGCGGTGTTCAACGACCCCGATCGCTACGAGATCAGCCGCGCCAACGCCGCCTCGAACCTCGCCTTCGCCCAAGGCCCGCACGCCTGCCTCGGCGCACACCTCGCCAGGGCGCAAACCACTATCGCGATCGGCCGCCTGCTCGACCGCCTGGCCGGGCTGCGACTCAACCCCGACCACCCACACTCACCACGGGGCTTGGTGTTCCGCAAGCCGCCAAACTTGCACGTTCTCTGGTCGCCGTAGCTGGAGGCGGGCGAGACCGACGACGCCAGCACCGCCTCACGACAGGCCCGAATCACGCCGCCCATGGGTCGCACATAGGGTGGACCAAATGCAGGGGATCTGCCACCAACGCCGGACGAACGTCCGAAATCTCCTTTTACTGGGACGGGGGCCACGTCACGGGTGGGACTCCATTGACCGGAAGCGCCCTTGTCGTTCGGAGGTAGAGAAACTGTGACATATGTCGTCGCTGAGCCCGAGATGATGGCGTCGGTTGCCATGGACCTAGAGCGGATTGGTTCGACAATCAGCGCGGCCAATGCCGCTGCGGCGGGACGGATTTCTGGTCTGGCGGCGGCGGCCGGCGATGAAGTGTCGGCGGCAATAGCCAACGTGCTTGCCGCACACGGCCAGGAATACCAGGCCGTCGCCACACATGTCGCGGCGTTTCATAGCGAATTCCATCAGGCTCTTGCGGCGGCCGGACGCGCCTACGCCCAAGCCGAGACTGCCGGCGTCGCGGCGCTACAGGGCGCGCTGGTCGCGCCCGCCCAGGGCGCGTCGGCCGCGCCGGCCGCTGCCATGATTCCGCCGTTCATGGCGAACGAAGTATCGTTGTTCTTGGGTGGCACCGGCGATCCCATACCATCACAGAATTACGTCGAGCGGGCGAATGCTCTCTACGTTCGTTCGACAGAAACGCTCCAAAGGCTCTTCACTCCGGAAGAGTTGTACCCAGCCACCGGTGTCAGGAGCCTGACCCTGAACAGGTCGGTGAACGAGGGCATAGCCATTCTGGATAACACCCTCTACGAGAAGATCAATGACGCCGGACAGTCGGTCACCGTCTTCGGGTACTCCCAAAGTTCTGTCATCGCCTCGCTGGAGATGAGAAACCTCGCCGCAGGCGCGTCCGCGTTTGGTGCAACACCTCCGGACCCAAGCCAACTCAACTTCGTGTTGACCGGCAACGTGATGAACCCGAACGGGGGCATGCTCGCGCGGTTCCCGGATCTGTCCATCCCGAGCCTGGGGTTGACCTTCTACGGCGGAACCCCATCCGACACACCGTACGAAACGGCCATTTACACGCTCGAATACGACGGCTTTGCCGACTTCCCAAGGTACCCACTCAATTTCATCTCCACCCTCAATGCAGTGATGGGCATCGGCACCGTGCACCCCACATACATGGGGCTTACGCAGGCACAGGTCGATAGCGCCATTCAATTGCCGACGTCTCCCGGCTACAGCGGCAACACCACCTATTACATGATTGAGACGGAGAATCTGCCGCTGTTGGCGCCGCTGCGTGCCATTCCCGTCATTGGAAGCCCGCTAGCCAACCTGTTTCAACCGAGCCTGGAAGTGATCGTCAATCTGGGCTACGGAGACCCCGAATTCGGCTACTCGACGAGTCCTGCGGACGTGACAACGCCGTTCGGCTTGTTCCCAGATGTCAGCCCGCTCCGCGTTCTTGATGCCTTAAATGCAGGCGCACAGGAAGGAATCCACGACTTCACCGCTGACATGCATGCTTTGCAGGCGCAACCACCGGCGCCCCTATCCCTCACCTTGCCGCAACCGGTGGACTTCGTGAGCGCCCTGAATGCTATCCAGGCGCAGCCACCGGCGCCCCTATCCCTTGCCTTGCCGCAACCGGTGGACTTCGTGAACGCGGTGACTGCCGCCCCGACACCAATCGAGATTGTGAACGGGCTTACCACGATTGCCTCCGACGACTATGCCCTCCTACTTCCAACCGCCGATATCGGAGTTGCCCTTCTGGTGACTTTGCCCATGTATAACGCGGGCCTCTTCGTGAGCGAACTCGCGCAGGGAGACCTCATCGACGCGATCGGATTGCCGATCGCGGCCACAGTGGGACTGACCACCATCGCCGGCGCGGTAGAACTGGCAACCATTGGGTTAGCGCTCTATGGCAACGTTCAAACCCTCCAGGGCCTGGCCGCCTAGCGCACTACATCCGAGCCCACACCGGGGAACAGCCCCAAGATCTAGGCTACCTCGGCCACCCGCATAGAGTACGACTCATTCCCGAGTCCACCGACAAGGAGGGCGGCATGGGTGACACTTATCAAACCCTCCGCTTGGCCGCTGCCCAGTCATCTCCCGTTTTCCTGGACCGCGAAGGGTCGACCAATAAGGCTGTGAAGCTCATCGCCACCGCCGCGAAAGAGGGTGCGCAGTTGGTCGCCTTCGGCGAGGCCTGGCTGCCGGGTTATCCATGGTGGATCTACCTGGGCTCACCAGTGTATGGCGCCCCGTTCGCACAGCAGCTGTATGCGAACGCGGTAGAAATCCCAAGCGCGACTACAGAACAACTGTGTGCCGCTGCCCGACAACAACGCATCTATGTCGTCATGGGCCTCACCGAACGCCACGGCGGCAGCCTTTATCTGGCGCAGATCACGATCGACACCCAAGGCAATCTCGTCGGCCACCGGCGCAAGCTGAAACCGACACATGCCGAGCGCACAATCTGGGGGGAGGGCGATGGCAGCGACCTATTTGTTGTCGAAACCGAATTGGGGCGGGTCGGTTCGCTCAACTGCTGGGAACATCTGCAGCCCTTGACTCGCTTTGCCATGAACTCGTTCAACGAGCAGATCCACGTCTCAGCCTGGCCCGCCTTCTGCCTGTACACGGGGACGCTGCATTCATTCAGTGCCGAGGCCAACATCGCGGCCTCCCGCAGTTATGCCCTGGAGACGCAGACGTTTGTTATCCACGTGGGAGGGCTTTGCGATCAGTCAACCTTTGAGCTTCTCGGGGATGACGATCAGAAGCGGGCTTTGCTGCGGGTTGGCGGCGGCGCCTCGCAGATTATCGACCCCACGGGTATGACTATCGCTGGTCCGTTGGGGGACGATGAGGAAGCCGTGCTGGTCGCGGATTGTGACATGGCCAAGATCCCGGCCGCAAAGTTGGCCAACGACCCCGCCGGGCACTATTCACGGGGCGACGTAACTCAATTGTTGCTCAATAGGAGTCCGCGGCGCCCGGTCGTTTACCGGGACCCTGCGCCCGGGCCGGTAACACTTCCGGAAGAACGCGGTGACAGTGCCTCAGAACGAGGTGGTTCTGCGTCAGACTCGGCGACTTGAGTGGGGCTTCCGCGGTCTAGCAGTCATCCCACCAGATCACAGCGAAATTGGTTATAGCTCATCAAGTTTGATTTGTTCATCTCTGTGATGTACAGAAAAAACGCACTGCCAACACCCTGGGGGACATCTGCTGTCCACAGGCGTTCACCCCCAGTCAGTTCGCCCTAAAACTGTCCGCGCCGACGGCGACGGCGCGGTTCAGATTCACGTCTCTATGGTCAGTTACTCGCGTTGAAGAAGCCGGAGAGTCGGGAGCCGAAGTTCCCGACGCCGGAGACAAGAGCCTCCGTCATGAGGTCCAGCATGCTGGTGTTGTAGATGCCTGAGATGGAGTTGCCCAGGTTCAACCAGCCCGACTCCAGTGTGCCGAAGTTTTGGAAGCCCGAGTTCCCCGGGCCGCCGGCGTTGAAGACGCCCGACGTTTGGGTGAAGACGTTTCCGAGGCCGGAGACGGCGCCGGCGGCGTCGTTGAGGAAGCCCGATGCGCCACCGCTTCCGGAGTTGAAGAAGCCCGACGACGGGGCAGTGCTCGTGTTCAAGAATCCGGGGCTTCCCTGCCATCCGAACCCGAAACTGAACGGGCCGATCGTCCCGTCGTCAAACAGGTCCATGGGCTGGCCGAAGCCAAACTGGATCTGCGTCTCGGGGTTGAGCGCAAGCGGGCCGAGGGTGAAGGGCCCGAGTTCCACAGTGGTGATGGGTATTCCCGGGAAGTTGATGGGTAGAACGCATCCGACGAAGGGGATCCACAACAGACAGATCGAAAATTGCAACCTGATGGGGATATCGATCTGGTCGATGGTGATCAGGTCTTGGGTGATGGCGTTGATGGTGCCGTTGATCGGGATGTCGATGTCGGTGGCGATGTCGTAGCGCCAGGGGATCTCGGGAATGGTGGTCTGGTATTCGAACCCGCCGAGGCCTTGGTAGTCGCCGCGCCAGAAGATGCCGTTGCTGTAGTTGCCGGAGATGAAGAACCCGGTGTTGACGTTGCCGGAGTTCCCGATACCCGTGTTGGAGTTGCCGGTGTTGAAGTAGCCGGTGTTGTAGTTGCCGGTGTTGAAGTCGCCGCTGTTGTAGCTGCCCGGGTTGAAGCTGCCGGTGTTGGTGTTGCCCGCGTTGTACAGGCCGGTGTTGAAGTCGCCGGCGTTGGCGATGCCGGTGTTGACCATGCCGCTGTTGAAGAAGCCCGTGTTCGTGCTGCCGGTGTTGCCGATGCCGGTGTTGTACTCCCCGGAGTTGCCGATGCCCCAGTTGCCGGTGCCGGAGTTGAAGAACCCGACGTTGCCTGTACCCGAGTTGAACAGCCCGATGTTGCCCGAACCGGTGTTCAGGCTGCCGAACCCGGTCAAGGCGTTGCCGCTCAGGCCGATACCGATGTTGCCGTCGCCGGTGTTGCCAAAGCCGATGTTGTTGTCGCCGGTGTTGCCGAAGCCGATGTTGAAGCTGCCGGTGTTGCCGAACCCGACGTTTTGGATCGCCGCGGTCAACGACGGACCCACGTTGCCGAAGCCGAAGTTTCCGGTGCCGATGTTGCCGCCGCCGAAGTTGAAGCTGCCGATGTTGCCACTGCCGACATTCGAGCTGCCGATGTTGCCGTTGCCGAAGTTGCCCAGGCCGATGTTGCCGCTGCCGACGTTGTTGGCGCCGATGTTGGCGCTGCCCAGGTTCCAGAACCCATCGTTGGCGACGCCGACGCTGAAGGTCGTCGCATCGGGGCCGTTCTGGAACCATCCGGCCAGGTTCGTACCGATGTTGAGCAGCCCGGAAATCGTGGCCGGGGATGCGGTGCCGGTGTTGAACAGACCCGAGATGGTGTTGCCGAGGTTCGCCATCCCGGATTGCAGCGAGCCGAAGTTCTGGAAGCCGGAGTTTCCAATCGTCGCGGTGGCGACGTTGAAGAAGCCCGAATTGTTCCCGAAGTTCTGCAGGCCCGA
It includes:
- a CDS encoding carbon-nitrogen hydrolase family protein translates to MAAAQSSPVFLDREGSTNKAVKLIATAAKEGAQLVAFGEAWLPGYPWWIYLGSPVYGAPFAQQLYANAVEIPSATTEQLCAAARQQRIYVVMGLTERHGGSLYLAQITIDTQGNLVGHRRKLKPTHAERTIWGEGDGSDLFVVETELGRVGSLNCWEHLQPLTRFAMNSFNEQIHVSAWPAFCLYTGTLHSFSAEANIAASRSYALETQTFVIHVGGLCDQSTFELLGDDDQKRALLRVGGGASQIIDPTGMTIAGPLGDDEEAVLVADCDMAKIPAAKLANDPAGHYSRGDVTQLLLNRSPRRPVVYRDPAPGPVTLPEERGDSASERGGSASDSAT
- a CDS encoding cytochrome P450 translates to MSQRSGCIPPSGALVPRPGTERFPLGRWATLAQLEQDPHPLLARLRATEPVSWLDALGGWIVTRYDLAATVMRDPITFTVDDPRFSTSQVLGPSMLSLDGAAHDRHRKPFTHQFRPAQVRERFVAFIGTETDRLISAIRPAGKAELRRQFAGPLAVAVATEALGLCDISADAVLAWYASIVAAVSEVTRGRPVPTAGTQAFGQLRDALVHNIAHGDVSSLVAHAMRAPEGLRHDEVVSNAAVLLFGGIDTTEGMILNAIRHLLVFGDRDTLAAVRDDADLRSNAIEESIRLEPAAAAVDRYATRPVELGGARIQRGDLVTVSIAGANRDPAVFNDPDRYEISRANAASNLAFAQGPHACLGAHLARAQTTIAIGRLLDRLAGLRLNPDHPHSPRGLVFRKPPNLHVLWSP
- a CDS encoding PE family protein, which produces MTYVVAEPEMMASVAMDLERIGSTISAANAAAAGRISGLAAAAGDEVSAAIANVLAAHGQEYQAVATHVAAFHSEFHQALAAAGRAYAQAETAGVAALQGALVAPAQGASAAPAAAMIPPFMANEVSLFLGGTGDPIPSQNYVERANALYVRSTETLQRLFTPEELYPATGVRSLTLNRSVNEGIAILDNTLYEKINDAGQSVTVFGYSQSSVIASLEMRNLAAGASAFGATPPDPSQLNFVLTGNVMNPNGGMLARFPDLSIPSLGLTFYGGTPSDTPYETAIYTLEYDGFADFPRYPLNFISTLNAVMGIGTVHPTYMGLTQAQVDSAIQLPTSPGYSGNTTYYMIETENLPLLAPLRAIPVIGSPLANLFQPSLEVIVNLGYGDPEFGYSTSPADVTTPFGLFPDVSPLRVLDALNAGAQEGIHDFTADMHALQAQPPAPLSLTLPQPVDFVSALNAIQAQPPAPLSLALPQPVDFVNAVTAAPTPIEIVNGLTTIASDDYALLLPTADIGVALLVTLPMYNAGLFVSELAQGDLIDAIGLPIAATVGLTTIAGAVELATIGLALYGNVQTLQGLAA